In a single window of the Halanaerobiaceae bacterium ANBcell28 genome:
- a CDS encoding DegV family protein: MENKIALITDSTCDLPKDLLDKFSIEVWPLKIIYKDNEYQDRIDISPKEIYDRFEEEIPSTSMPSPAEMQSKFEELKDKGFTHVIAILISSGLSGTYNVCKMASEGVEGLKIEVIDSKLLSLGLGRLVLYARNLIDEGKLGFEEMVENIKNKTDDVNLNFVVGTLKYLKAGGRIGRVRGTIGELLNIKPIISINEEGVYYTIDKARSRKASLNKLFNNLKEKVKDGLCYVDVLHANAEEEAQALIDKFKKLSNVKGTFFGEVGPAIAVHAGPGLIGVCVTYLSNKTFDLE, encoded by the coding sequence ATGGAAAATAAAATTGCTTTAATTACTGACAGTACTTGTGATTTACCTAAGGATTTATTAGACAAATTTTCAATTGAGGTTTGGCCATTAAAAATAATTTATAAGGACAATGAATATCAGGACAGAATAGATATAAGTCCTAAAGAAATATATGATAGATTCGAGGAGGAAATCCCTTCCACATCAATGCCTTCTCCTGCAGAAATGCAATCAAAATTTGAAGAATTAAAAGATAAAGGCTTTACACATGTAATAGCAATACTTATATCCAGTGGTCTTAGTGGTACATATAATGTATGTAAAATGGCTAGTGAAGGCGTAGAAGGTTTAAAAATTGAAGTTATAGATTCAAAACTTCTTTCTTTAGGTTTGGGTAGATTAGTTTTGTATGCACGTAATCTTATTGACGAAGGAAAATTAGGTTTTGAAGAAATGGTTGAAAACATAAAAAACAAAACAGATGATGTTAATTTGAATTTTGTTGTGGGAACCCTAAAATATCTTAAAGCTGGTGGCAGGATAGGTAGGGTAAGAGGTACAATTGGAGAATTGTTAAACATTAAACCTATAATTTCTATCAATGAAGAAGGTGTATATTACACCATTGATAAGGCTCGAAGTAGAAAGGCATCGCTAAACAAACTATTTAATAATCTTAAAGAAAAAGTAAAGGACGGTTTATGTTATGTAGATGTATTACATGCGAATGCAGAAGAAGAAGCTCAGGCTTTAATAGATAAATTTAAAAAGCTTTCTAATGTTAAAGGCACATTTTTTGGGGAAGTTGGTCCAGCTATAGCTGTTCATGCAGGGCCAGGATTAATAGGTGTTTGTGTTACTTATTTATCTAATAAAACATTTGATCTTGAATAG
- a CDS encoding CAP domain-containing protein yields the protein MKKILTIPILFITIILLLSSCIDQERTQSVEPLTSSIFRMAEVRYARLLENTEVKSGASVNHQTLTTLQANEVVRVLGRLDDWYVIRFDNFRVGVIDSTHTEPVVRDGRRRPGTREPSERPIDERADVEEPISPDPDETGTDPDRNGEIEEPRDPALRPEPTPEPTPEPTPEPEEQTPPVRDEPIEAATDQERQLINLVNQERRRYGLPELIEDPELSRVARVKAQDMIDNNYFSHNSPTYGSPFDMMNEYGINYQYAGENLAQNSSVERAHQSLMNSSGHRRNILNPDFTHIGVGVKQAEQGYIYVEMFIGVPQ from the coding sequence ATGAAGAAAATATTAACAATTCCAATACTTTTCATTACTATTATCTTATTACTAAGTTCCTGTATTGACCAAGAAAGAACGCAATCAGTAGAACCCTTAACTTCTTCTATCTTTAGGATGGCAGAAGTAAGATATGCACGTTTATTAGAAAATACTGAGGTGAAATCAGGAGCCAGCGTAAACCATCAAACCCTTACAACATTACAAGCTAATGAAGTAGTTAGAGTACTTGGTAGATTAGATGATTGGTATGTTATTAGATTTGATAACTTTCGAGTTGGAGTAATTGATTCTACACATACTGAACCTGTTGTAAGAGATGGGCGTCGTAGACCAGGAACAAGAGAACCTAGTGAAAGACCGATAGATGAAAGAGCAGATGTAGAAGAACCTATTAGTCCTGATCCTGATGAAACTGGAACAGATCCTGATAGAAATGGAGAAATAGAAGAACCAAGAGATCCAGCACTTAGACCAGAACCCACTCCAGAACCTACGCCAGAACCTACTCCCGAACCGGAAGAACAAACTCCTCCAGTAAGGGATGAACCTATAGAAGCAGCAACAGATCAAGAAAGACAATTAATTAACCTAGTCAATCAAGAACGTAGGCGCTATGGTTTGCCAGAATTAATAGAAGATCCTGAATTATCAAGAGTAGCTAGAGTAAAAGCTCAAGATATGATTGATAACAACTACTTTAGCCATAATTCTCCTACCTACGGTAGCCCTTTTGATATGATGAACGAATACGGTATAAACTATCAATATGCTGGAGAAAACCTTGCTCAAAACAGCTCAGTAGAAAGAGCTCACCAGTCATTAATGAATTCTAGTGGACATAGAAGAAACATATTAAATCCAGACTTTACACATATAGGTGTAGGAGTTAAACAAGCTGAACAAGGATATATATATGTAGAAATGTTTATAGGTGTACCTCAATAA
- a CDS encoding glycine--tRNA ligase, which produces MKKEISGEELMTQIVALCKRRGFIYQNSEIYGGMANTWDYGPMGVELKNNVKKAWWKSFVQERADVVGLDSAIIMHPKTWEASGHLNNFNDALIDCKTCKSRFRADHIIEDAINEDVEGKTEDEMTEIIHENELKCPSCGNVDWTNARSFNLMFKTFQGVVEDSTSEVYLRPETAQGIFANFKNVVDTTRVKLPFGIAQIGKAFRNEITPGNFIFRTREFEQMELEFFVMPGEDEEWFTYWRQYTMDWLLDMGLSADRLKYSDHPEEKLSHYSKATTDIVYKFAFGWEELWGIANRTDFDLKSHIEHSDKKLTIFDHEKGEHIVPYVVEPSVGVDRMLLAFLTDAYTEDEVDGSTRTYLNLNPELAPIKAAIFPLSKKEPLRGMAKEIYEKLNKCFNVEYDESGSIGKRYRRQDEIGTPYCITVDFDSVDDKKVTIRDRNSLEQDRIDIANVLDYLLERI; this is translated from the coding sequence ATGAAGAAGGAAATTAGTGGCGAAGAATTAATGACTCAGATTGTAGCTCTGTGTAAAAGAAGAGGTTTTATTTATCAAAACTCAGAGATCTATGGAGGGATGGCAAATACCTGGGATTATGGTCCTATGGGTGTAGAACTTAAGAATAATGTAAAAAAGGCTTGGTGGAAAAGCTTTGTTCAGGAAAGAGCAGATGTAGTAGGTTTAGATTCTGCTATTATTATGCACCCAAAAACATGGGAAGCTTCAGGTCATCTTAATAATTTTAACGATGCTTTGATTGATTGTAAAACATGTAAATCTCGTTTTAGGGCTGACCATATTATCGAAGATGCTATAAATGAAGATGTAGAAGGTAAAACTGAAGATGAAATGACAGAAATTATCCATGAAAACGAACTAAAGTGTCCAAGTTGTGGTAATGTAGATTGGACAAATGCTAGATCCTTTAATCTAATGTTTAAAACCTTTCAAGGAGTTGTAGAAGATTCCACAAGTGAAGTATATTTAAGACCAGAAACAGCTCAGGGCATATTTGCTAATTTTAAAAATGTAGTAGATACTACCAGAGTTAAATTGCCTTTTGGTATTGCACAAATCGGTAAAGCATTTAGAAATGAAATAACACCCGGAAATTTTATTTTTAGAACTAGAGAATTTGAACAAATGGAATTAGAGTTCTTTGTAATGCCAGGTGAAGATGAAGAATGGTTTACTTATTGGCGTCAATATACAATGGATTGGTTGCTTGACATGGGATTGTCAGCTGATCGATTGAAATATAGTGATCATCCAGAAGAAAAGCTATCACATTATTCCAAAGCAACTACTGATATAGTTTATAAATTTGCTTTTGGTTGGGAAGAATTATGGGGTATTGCTAATAGAACAGATTTTGATTTAAAATCTCATATTGAGCATTCAGATAAAAAGCTTACTATATTTGATCATGAAAAAGGAGAACATATTGTACCTTATGTTGTAGAACCGTCAGTAGGAGTAGATAGAATGTTATTAGCATTCTTAACTGATGCCTATACAGAAGATGAAGTGGATGGATCAACTAGAACTTATCTAAACTTAAATCCAGAATTAGCTCCGATTAAAGCAGCTATTTTCCCACTAAGTAAAAAAGAACCACTACGTGGTATGGCTAAAGAAATTTATGAGAAGCTAAATAAATGTTTCAATGTAGAATATGATGAAAGCGGGAGTATTGGTAAGCGTTACCGCAGACAAGATGAAATTGGTACACCTTACTGTATTACTGTTGACTTTGATAGTGTAGATGATAAAAAAGTAACTATAAGAGATAGAAATTCTTTAGAGCAAGATAGAATAGATATTGCTAATGTTTTAGATTATTTATTAGAAAGAATTTAG
- a CDS encoding DUF402 domain-containing protein, producing the protein MKSKIITVKSYKYNNKKHYQWPVTILEENENYLITKGETGRILTHFTRKKEFIFDKQSIEFFSFKEWFTLAININNQKAESYYCNINRPATWETDDVLTFVDLDLDLVKNKGEDWKVVDQDEFEENSRKYNYPLELINRTKKELYDLISRVEKKVFPFDGSLLKYV; encoded by the coding sequence GTGAAATCAAAAATTATTACAGTTAAATCATATAAATATAATAATAAAAAACATTATCAGTGGCCTGTGACAATATTAGAAGAAAATGAAAACTATCTAATTACAAAGGGAGAAACTGGACGAATATTAACACATTTTACGCGGAAAAAGGAATTTATTTTTGATAAACAATCTATAGAATTTTTTTCATTTAAAGAGTGGTTTACTTTAGCTATAAATATTAATAATCAGAAAGCAGAGAGCTATTACTGCAATATAAATAGACCTGCCACATGGGAAACTGATGATGTATTAACATTTGTGGATCTAGATCTAGATTTGGTTAAAAATAAAGGTGAAGACTGGAAGGTTGTAGATCAGGATGAATTTGAAGAAAATAGCAGGAAATATAATTATCCATTAGAATTGATAAATAGAACAAAAAAAGAATTATATGATTTAATCTCGAGAGTAGAAAAAAAGGTTTTCCCTTTTGATGGAAGCCTATTAAAGTATGTATAA
- a CDS encoding pirin family protein: MGKYQIVKSVKMNEGEGAKVNRVFPTNNYNKHHDPFVLMDEFFVEAPAAFPPHEHRGFEAISYMLDGSFKHEDNQGNKREVKKGGIQAFNAGKSIVHSEAPGEDGLSHGIQLWLKLPEKFKQSDPEYFQVNSKDMKVIEEEGLYSKIVIDNNTPINLHTDLVYKDIKINKDKEYNLKLDNDMLGIVYLLEGKLEIDGKESIKASESILLNKNDKIKLKSLEKSRFIELKGKPHNENIRIRGSFVE, from the coding sequence ATGGGAAAATATCAAATTGTAAAAAGTGTAAAAATGAATGAAGGTGAAGGAGCAAAAGTTAATAGAGTATTTCCTACTAATAACTATAATAAACATCATGATCCTTTTGTACTTATGGATGAATTTTTTGTAGAAGCGCCTGCAGCATTTCCACCACATGAACATAGAGGTTTTGAAGCTATTTCATATATGCTTGATGGCTCATTTAAGCATGAAGACAATCAGGGAAACAAAAGAGAAGTAAAAAAAGGTGGAATACAAGCTTTTAATGCAGGAAAAAGCATTGTACACTCAGAAGCACCTGGCGAGGATGGTCTAAGTCATGGAATTCAATTGTGGCTTAAATTACCAGAGAAGTTTAAACAATCTGATCCAGAATATTTTCAAGTTAATTCTAAGGATATGAAAGTCATAGAAGAAGAAGGTTTATACAGTAAAATAGTTATTGATAATAATACTCCTATCAATTTACACACAGACTTAGTTTATAAAGATATTAAAATAAATAAAGACAAAGAGTATAATTTAAAGCTAGATAATGATATGCTTGGAATTGTGTATCTGCTAGAAGGCAAACTAGAAATCGATGGTAAAGAAAGTATAAAAGCAAGTGAATCAATACTACTTAATAAAAATGATAAAATAAAATTAAAATCTCTTGAGAAAAGTAGATTCATTGAGTTAAAAGGAAAGCCACATAATGAAAATATAAGGATTCGAGGAAGTTTTGTAGAGTAG
- a CDS encoding alpha-isopropylmalate synthase regulatory domain-containing protein: MKVEIMDTTLRDGEQTSGVSFTAIEKLSIAKFLLKEVKVDRIEIASARVSQGELASVKEITKWAKEHKILDQIEVLGFIDGNKSLDWIYEAGARVVNMLCKGSLKHVEIQLKKTAEQHLSDLKQSIAYAKELGIDVNLYLEDWSNGMIDSPQYVINLIEGLKNEGIKRFMLPDTLGVLSPVETERFCKEMVNKFPGLKFDFHAHNDYGLAAANSLAAINAGVNGLHTTVNGLGERTGNTDLAEIVVCINDHLKGKTSVEESKLYEISDLVERFSGERIAANAPIVGDNVFTQVCGVHADGDNKGDLYHNKLLPERFGRIRKYALGKTSGKASIKNNLDLLGIELDKDSLRKVTERVIELGDKKKNITIEDLPYIVSDVLEDNLIEENVKLNNYYISYAHGLKPVATLSIDIYDEQYEASANGDGQYDAFMNAITQIYSSIERELPALMDYNVSIPPGGHTNALVETVITWSYLDKEFKTKALNPDQTTAAIEATIKMLNYIENYF, translated from the coding sequence ATGAAAGTAGAAATAATGGATACCACGTTAAGAGATGGAGAACAGACATCAGGTGTTTCATTTACAGCTATCGAAAAATTAAGTATAGCTAAATTTTTGTTGAAAGAAGTTAAAGTAGATAGGATTGAAATTGCTTCTGCAAGAGTATCTCAAGGAGAATTAGCTTCTGTTAAAGAAATTACAAAATGGGCTAAAGAACATAAAATTCTAGATCAAATAGAAGTATTAGGATTTATAGATGGGAATAAATCATTGGATTGGATTTATGAAGCTGGTGCTAGGGTTGTAAATATGCTTTGTAAAGGTTCGCTAAAGCATGTTGAAATTCAGCTAAAAAAGACAGCAGAGCAGCATCTTTCAGACTTAAAACAATCTATAGCATATGCTAAAGAACTTGGAATTGATGTAAATCTTTATTTAGAGGATTGGTCTAATGGTATGATAGACTCGCCTCAATATGTAATTAACTTAATAGAAGGTTTGAAAAATGAAGGTATTAAGAGATTTATGCTACCTGATACATTGGGGGTTTTAAGTCCAGTTGAAACCGAAAGATTTTGTAAAGAAATGGTAAACAAATTCCCTGGATTAAAATTTGATTTTCATGCACATAATGATTATGGATTAGCGGCAGCCAACTCATTAGCTGCAATAAATGCTGGTGTAAATGGCTTGCATACTACTGTAAACGGTCTTGGAGAGAGAACTGGTAATACAGACCTTGCTGAGATAGTAGTCTGTATTAATGATCATCTGAAAGGCAAAACATCAGTAGAAGAAAGCAAATTATATGAAATTAGTGATTTAGTAGAAAGATTTAGTGGTGAAAGAATTGCAGCTAATGCTCCTATTGTTGGGGACAATGTTTTTACTCAAGTTTGCGGAGTACATGCTGATGGAGATAATAAGGGTGATCTGTATCATAATAAATTATTACCAGAACGATTTGGTAGAATAAGAAAATATGCCTTAGGTAAAACATCTGGTAAAGCCAGCATAAAGAATAACCTGGACTTATTAGGTATAGAACTAGATAAAGATTCATTAAGAAAAGTTACAGAAAGAGTAATTGAATTAGGCGATAAGAAAAAGAATATTACCATAGAAGATTTACCATATATTGTTTCTGATGTTCTAGAAGATAATCTTATTGAAGAAAATGTAAAACTAAACAATTATTATATTTCATATGCACATGGTTTGAAACCTGTAGCAACATTAAGTATTGATATTTATGATGAACAATATGAAGCTTCTGCTAATGGAGACGGTCAATATGATGCTTTTATGAATGCTATTACACAGATATATAGTTCTATAGAAAGAGAACTTCCAGCTTTAATGGACTATAACGTATCAATTCCTCCAGGAGGACATACCAATGCATTAGTAGAAACTGTTATTACCTGGAGTTATTTGGACAAAGAGTTTAAAACAAAAGCTTTAAACCCTGATCAAACAACAGCAGCTATAGAAGCTACAATTAAAATGCTAAATTATATAGAAAACTATTTTTAA
- a CDS encoding N-6 DNA methylase has protein sequence MMIKENYYQLKNQLEKKYYKETSDDERKKKGQFFTPSYIAEFMVDWIMEDYKDSYNILDPALGTGIFLEKIIKKKKHMNFHAYEKDQYLYKLSTDIFPCSDQIKIFNDDYLINWGKKYDTIISNPPYLIYKKYNSKKLIKYFNQKLDINLSGFSNLYILFLLKSLYELKENGRMAYIIPSDFMNADYGVEIKKIIKEFASLRHVIFLNYNIFEPVTSSSILLFENKKIKNKRKISFLNIKSKKEFLNFFEDKDSLNSLNNLNVNNKKSIVLEKIDPEKKWTFYYLRKRKKHYKNLVPLSKYARVHRGIATGANKFFLLNSVEKEARKIKKKYLLPCLSRAIYAKNDFFIKEDWDKLLKEEKKVYLLNAHQEDGQDENIKEYIKYGSRAAYDRRYLTSNRKPWYSIENIAPAEILVKVFNRGKISFIINEAAVYNLTAFHCIYPEKKEYFSLLKAYLLTDLAKDIIEENARTCGNGLKKFEPNDISNSYILDLSIINKKDVEQLLDLYQSYRNRILNKEDIRKHLEKEYISEIFKKYM, from the coding sequence ATGATGATCAAAGAAAATTATTATCAACTTAAAAATCAATTAGAAAAGAAATACTATAAAGAAACTTCAGATGATGAGAGGAAAAAGAAAGGTCAATTTTTTACTCCTTCATATATTGCTGAATTTATGGTAGATTGGATTATGGAAGACTATAAAGATAGCTACAATATACTTGATCCTGCTCTTGGAACCGGTATTTTTCTGGAGAAAATTATTAAGAAGAAGAAGCATATGAACTTCCATGCTTATGAAAAAGATCAATATTTATATAAATTAAGTACGGATATCTTTCCTTGCAGTGATCAAATAAAGATCTTTAATGATGATTACTTAATTAACTGGGGAAAAAAATATGATACTATTATTTCTAATCCACCTTATTTGATATATAAAAAATATAATAGTAAAAAATTAATAAAATATTTTAATCAAAAGCTGGATATTAATTTATCTGGCTTTAGCAATTTATATATATTATTTTTATTAAAATCTCTTTATGAACTCAAGGAAAATGGTAGAATGGCATATATTATACCTTCGGACTTTATGAATGCAGATTATGGTGTAGAAATAAAAAAAATAATTAAAGAGTTTGCATCATTAAGACATGTAATATTCTTGAATTATAATATCTTTGAACCTGTTACTAGCAGTTCAATTTTATTATTTGAAAATAAAAAGATTAAAAATAAAAGAAAAATTTCTTTTTTAAATATTAAGAGTAAAAAGGAATTTCTTAATTTTTTTGAGGATAAAGATAGTTTAAATTCTCTAAATAACTTAAATGTTAACAATAAGAAATCTATAGTTTTAGAAAAAATTGATCCAGAAAAAAAATGGACTTTTTATTATTTGAGGAAAAGGAAAAAGCACTATAAAAATCTTGTTCCCCTATCTAAATATGCCCGTGTTCATAGAGGTATTGCAACAGGGGCAAATAAGTTTTTTTTATTAAATAGTGTTGAAAAGGAGGCAAGAAAAATAAAGAAAAAATATCTCTTGCCTTGTCTAAGTAGAGCAATATATGCTAAAAACGATTTTTTTATAAAAGAGGATTGGGATAAATTATTGAAAGAAGAGAAAAAAGTATATTTGCTAAATGCCCATCAGGAAGATGGACAGGATGAAAATATAAAAGAGTACATAAAATATGGTTCTAGAGCAGCTTATGACAGAAGGTATCTAACAAGTAATAGAAAACCATGGTATAGCATAGAAAACATAGCTCCGGCTGAAATTTTAGTTAAAGTTTTTAATCGGGGTAAAATTTCTTTTATTATTAATGAAGCAGCTGTCTATAATTTAACAGCTTTTCATTGTATTTATCCAGAAAAAAAAGAGTATTTTTCATTATTAAAAGCCTATCTATTAACAGACTTAGCTAAAGATATTATTGAAGAGAATGCAAGGACTTGCGGAAATGGCTTGAAAAAATTTGAGCCTAATGATATTAGCAATTCGTACATCCTTGATTTATCCATAATTAATAAAAAAGACGTTGAGCAGTTATTAGACTTATATCAAAGTTATCGAAATAGAATATTAAATAAAGAGGATATAAGAAAACATTTAGAAAAGGAGTATATTAGTGAAATTTTTAAAAAGTATATGTAA
- a CDS encoding dipicolinate synthase subunit B, with amino-acid sequence MLLEGLKIAFALTGSYCVFDQVIPQVENLVKEGAEVYPIISYEVAKTDSRFGKAKDFIAALEDICKKEVIKTMEGAEPIGVVHPVDLAILSPCTGNSLAKLADGSCDSPALMVMKGMLRNNKAVVIGIATNDGLGINAKNLGILLANKNVYFIPFAQDNYQKKPNSLVAKFDLTIATVRKALEGEQLQPILKNINNKHKG; translated from the coding sequence ATGTTATTAGAAGGATTAAAGATTGCTTTTGCTTTAACAGGTTCATATTGTGTATTTGATCAGGTGATTCCCCAGGTAGAGAATTTAGTGAAAGAAGGAGCCGAAGTATATCCTATAATTTCTTATGAAGTAGCAAAGACAGATAGTAGATTTGGTAAAGCTAAGGATTTCATTGCTGCATTAGAAGATATTTGTAAAAAGGAAGTTATTAAAACTATGGAAGGTGCAGAGCCTATAGGTGTAGTTCATCCTGTAGATTTAGCTATCTTATCACCCTGTACTGGTAATTCTCTAGCTAAATTAGCTGATGGCTCATGTGACTCACCTGCTTTGATGGTAATGAAAGGTATGCTTAGAAACAACAAAGCAGTAGTTATTGGAATTGCTACAAATGATGGTCTGGGAATTAATGCTAAGAATTTAGGGATCTTATTAGCTAATAAAAATGTATATTTTATACCATTTGCTCAGGATAACTATCAAAAAAAACCCAATTCCTTAGTTGCAAAATTTGATTTGACTATAGCTACCGTCAGAAAGGCTTTAGAAGGAGAACAATTACAACCAATTCTTAAAAATATTAATAACAAGCATAAAGGATGA
- a CDS encoding Fur family transcriptional regulator: MKRELDDFIIVLKEKGIRLTKQREAIIDVLLEAERPITALHIFQKLEEKFPKLQLSTVYRNLNHFEDCDILRKMDLDINNKESYFELVRGEHHHHLICVDCDDIVPLDCPLQDYQKKVCSETNYTIIDHNIKLFGICPDCKKNENKI; the protein is encoded by the coding sequence ATGAAAAGAGAATTAGATGATTTTATAATAGTTTTAAAGGAAAAAGGAATAAGGCTAACTAAACAAAGAGAGGCAATTATTGATGTCTTACTTGAAGCAGAGCGCCCCATTACAGCCTTGCATATTTTTCAGAAATTAGAAGAGAAATTTCCGAAATTACAATTATCCACAGTTTATAGAAATTTAAATCATTTTGAGGATTGCGATATCCTCCGAAAAATGGATTTAGATATAAATAATAAAGAAAGCTATTTTGAATTAGTTAGGGGTGAACACCATCATCATTTGATATGCGTAGATTGTGATGACATTGTCCCCCTTGATTGTCCTTTGCAGGACTATCAAAAAAAGGTCTGTTCTGAGACAAATTATACGATTATTGACCACAATATAAAATTATTTGGGATTTGTCCAGACTGTAAAAAAAATGAAAATAAGATATAG
- a CDS encoding metal ABC transporter permease, producing MLEVFTYSFMQRAFIVGNMIAIIAPLIGVFLILKRLSLIGHTLSHVALAGIALALLIGVYPIPVAILVALLAALGIEKLREDYSDYAELSLSIVLATGLGLATILISLSRNSAGIMSYLFGSITLVTITDLYTVIPLSIAIVLVIFIYYYGFFFLAFNEKDARLAGVPVRFLNTLFIILIAITVSLSMRIVGGLLISSLISLPVATALQIAKSFKQTVIYSVITAIISVNSGLIISFYLDLAPGGTIILTNVFCLFIVIIYNAVKRSMK from the coding sequence ATGCTTGAAGTTTTTACATATTCGTTTATGCAGAGAGCTTTTATAGTAGGTAATATGATTGCTATTATAGCACCTTTGATAGGAGTATTCTTAATACTCAAGCGCTTGTCTTTAATTGGTCATACACTGTCACATGTAGCTCTAGCAGGTATAGCTTTAGCTTTATTAATAGGAGTTTATCCAATTCCAGTAGCAATTCTAGTAGCCTTATTGGCAGCCTTAGGGATAGAAAAACTAAGAGAAGATTACAGTGATTATGCAGAATTGTCTTTAAGCATTGTATTAGCAACTGGGCTAGGCTTAGCAACAATTTTAATAAGTCTATCCAGAAATTCAGCTGGAATTATGAGTTATCTTTTTGGAAGTATTACATTAGTTACTATTACAGATTTATATACAGTAATTCCATTAAGTATAGCTATAGTATTGGTGATATTTATCTATTATTATGGTTTCTTTTTTCTGGCTTTTAATGAGAAAGATGCGAGATTGGCTGGGGTTCCTGTTAGATTCTTGAATACTTTGTTTATAATTTTAATAGCTATTACAGTTTCTCTATCAATGCGAATTGTAGGTGGTTTATTGATTTCATCACTGATAAGCTTACCAGTTGCAACAGCACTGCAAATTGCTAAAAGTTTTAAACAAACAGTTATATATAGTGTAATCACAGCAATAATTTCTGTAAATTCTGGTTTAATTATATCTTTTTATCTGGACTTAGCCCCTGGGGGTACAATTATCCTTACTAATGTTTTTTGTTTATTTATAGTAATAATATATAACGCTGTTAAAAGGAGTATGAAATGA
- a CDS encoding metal ABC transporter ATP-binding protein: protein MNNVIKVKNVSFKYDEQVVLKNINLKVAKGDFLALLGSNGSGKTTLMKLIIGELKASSGSIELLGENVSNFKSWSKIGYISQQVKEFNQSFPATVREVIAANLYFKMGYFKLLKKELSKKIDESLKLLDMYQYKDRQIGKLSGGQQQRVFIARTLVTDPEIIFLDEPLVGVDENNQKEFMSIINKLNRELGISIVMISHDIHIVSSEANKIACFSDGDLFLHSADDFTYDDYVKKVNNDRVFLPEHDHSEESDSYA, encoded by the coding sequence ATGAACAATGTCATTAAAGTAAAGAATGTTTCTTTTAAATATGATGAGCAGGTAGTTTTGAAAAATATTAATCTAAAAGTTGCAAAAGGTGATTTTCTTGCTTTGCTTGGTTCTAATGGTTCTGGAAAAACAACATTGATGAAATTAATCATTGGGGAATTAAAAGCTAGTAGTGGTTCTATAGAGCTTTTGGGTGAAAATGTAAGTAATTTTAAAAGCTGGTCTAAAATAGGATATATATCCCAACAGGTAAAGGAATTTAATCAAAGCTTTCCTGCAACTGTGCGGGAAGTTATTGCTGCAAATCTTTATTTTAAGATGGGATATTTTAAATTATTAAAAAAAGAATTATCAAAGAAGATTGATGAAAGCCTTAAATTACTGGATATGTATCAGTATAAAGATCGACAGATTGGCAAACTTTCTGGGGGACAACAACAGAGAGTATTTATAGCTCGAACTCTAGTAACAGACCCTGAGATTATATTTTTGGATGAGCCTTTGGTTGGAGTAGATGAAAATAATCAAAAGGAGTTTATGAGTATTATTAATAAACTTAATCGTGAATTAGGAATAAGTATAGTGATGATCTCTCATGACATACATATTGTTAGTAGTGAGGCAAATAAAATTGCCTGCTTTTCTGATGGTGATCTATTTCTTCATTCTGCTGATGACTTTACTTATGATGATTATGTAAAAAAAGTTAATAATGATAGAGTATTTCTTCCTGAGCATGATCATTCAGAGGAAAGTGATTCATATGCTTGA